One Gloeothece verrucosa PCC 7822 DNA window includes the following coding sequences:
- a CDS encoding helix-turn-helix domain-containing protein: MNDRTKIATDFMLKFIEMNQLIFDPNEPEEEEDHDEELVNRAVKLADMLLARLEQDVTNKNCNCLSKILENKDNSSKHPLDILLAKKNLDRRALARISGVSYDSLTSYVIGRRHITLKNTMKLCYALDCSPKELAEAFGYTQNDNP, translated from the coding sequence ATGAATGATCGGACTAAAATAGCCACTGACTTTATGCTCAAGTTTATCGAGATGAACCAGCTAATTTTTGACCCAAACGAACCAGAGGAAGAAGAAGACCACGACGAAGAGTTGGTCAATAGAGCGGTTAAATTGGCTGATATGTTGTTAGCGCGACTCGAGCAAGATGTTACTAACAAGAATTGTAACTGCTTAAGCAAAATTCTAGAAAATAAAGACAACAGCAGTAAACATCCATTAGACATTTTATTGGCGAAAAAAAATCTTGACCGTAGAGCTTTAGCCCGTATATCTGGAGTTTCTTATGATTCGCTTACGAGCTATGTAATTGGTCGTAGGCATATAACGCTAAAAAATACGATGAAGCTTTGTTATGCCTTAGATTGTTCACCTAAAGAATTAGCCGAAGCTTTTGGCTATACACAGAATGATAATCCTTAA
- a CDS encoding helix-turn-helix transcriptional regulator, whose amino-acid sequence MKETESDKNITPLRKRRESANLTRPDVKRLIGVSERRQADWESGKAMPSLENAAALAKLYGISLKTLFFELGIDVSQIPDDKELVRNNHTSQG is encoded by the coding sequence ATGAAAGAAACTGAAAGTGATAAAAACATAACACCTTTGAGGAAACGTCGAGAATCTGCCAATTTAACTAGACCTGATGTCAAAAGACTGATTGGGGTTAGCGAAAGAAGACAAGCAGATTGGGAGTCTGGTAAAGCGATGCCCAGTCTAGAAAATGCTGCCGCATTAGCGAAACTGTATGGTATTAGCCTAAAGACGCTTTTTTTTGAATTAGGAATCGATGTTTCTCAAATTCCTGACGATAAAGAATTAGTCCGTAACAACCATACTTCTCAAGGTTAA
- a CDS encoding GIY-YIG nuclease family protein — MTCYLLHFLPTPIGSEKHSAQHYLGYTSKSIKKRLNQHLNGQGAKITAAAIKQGKTLKLVRTWPKGTRALERQLKRHKRHAKFCPICSIKKVKL; from the coding sequence ATGACCTGTTACCTGCTTCACTTTTTACCAACTCCCATAGGTTCGGAGAAACACTCTGCACAGCACTATTTAGGCTACACAAGCAAATCCATCAAGAAAAGGCTAAACCAGCACTTAAATGGACAAGGTGCGAAAATCACAGCCGCCGCTATAAAGCAAGGAAAAACTTTGAAATTAGTCCGCACTTGGCCTAAAGGAACTAGAGCTTTAGAAAGACAACTCAAGCGGCATAAACGACACGCAAAGTTTTGTCCGATATGTTCTATTAAAAAAGTTAAATTATGA
- a CDS encoding site-specific integrase: protein MKKIKPINNNGSIIIRFSFEGNRFNLSTGGNFNNKADLDKANYIAAKIMLDISQGEFDPSLLSYGGTAKNPEDDLKNIWSKYRNFKSATLAKSTLKKDFDKRVGNCLKKLPTTDLNNSTKIRDWLLANKTASEARRILVQLKACCKWATQSGLIFYNPFDEMPSQIKLKRCTQEDINPFTLEERDKIIQAFKSSTYYSYYCPLVEFIFYTGCRPSEALALEWTDVILGKKIIFNKAWVEQEKQTHLKTQKKRIINLNEQVENLIGSIQKRNYLIFPSKGGHYIDWHNFHARAWKKVLETLPEIEYRNPYQMRHTHITLALNYGVLIADIAKNCGNSPEIILKNYAGVTRDFVMPVF from the coding sequence ATGAAAAAAATTAAACCAATAAATAACAACGGTTCAATTATTATTAGGTTTTCGTTTGAGGGGAATCGCTTTAACCTATCTACCGGAGGAAATTTTAATAATAAAGCCGATTTAGACAAAGCTAATTACATAGCGGCTAAAATCATGCTTGACATTAGTCAGGGTGAATTTGATCCGTCTCTTTTAAGTTACGGTGGGACAGCAAAAAATCCTGAAGACGACCTTAAAAACATTTGGAGTAAATATAGGAATTTCAAAAGTGCGACTCTAGCAAAATCTACCTTAAAAAAAGATTTTGATAAAAGAGTAGGAAATTGTTTAAAAAAACTGCCAACTACTGACTTAAACAATTCAACAAAGATTAGGGACTGGCTTTTAGCTAATAAAACAGCATCAGAAGCCAGGCGTATCTTAGTACAACTCAAAGCTTGTTGTAAGTGGGCAACTCAATCAGGATTAATTTTTTATAATCCATTTGATGAAATGCCCTCTCAGATTAAATTAAAGAGATGTACCCAAGAAGATATTAACCCTTTCACCCTAGAAGAAAGAGATAAAATTATTCAAGCATTCAAAAGCAGTACATACTATAGTTATTACTGCCCTCTGGTAGAATTTATTTTTTATACTGGGTGCCGGCCTTCTGAGGCTCTAGCCTTAGAATGGACTGATGTTATTTTAGGGAAGAAAATTATATTTAATAAGGCTTGGGTTGAACAAGAAAAACAAACCCATTTAAAAACCCAGAAAAAACGAATAATAAACTTAAACGAGCAAGTTGAAAATTTAATAGGAAGTATTCAGAAGAGAAATTATTTAATCTTCCCTTCCAAAGGGGGGCATTATATTGATTGGCATAATTTTCATGCCAGAGCTTGGAAAAAAGTTCTAGAAACTTTACCAGAAATTGAATACCGGAACCCTTACCAGATGAGGCATACCCACATTACTTTAGCTTTAAATTATGGGGTTTTAATAGCAGATATAGCCAAAAACTGTGGTAACAGCCCTGAGATTATTTTGAAAAATTACGCTGGTGTTACCCGTGATTTTGTCATGCCGGTTTTTTAA
- a CDS encoding PEP-CTERM sorting domain-containing protein (PEP-CTERM proteins occur, often in large numbers, in the proteomes of bacteria that also encode an exosortase, a predicted intramembrane cysteine proteinase. The presence of a PEP-CTERM domain at a protein's C-terminus predicts cleavage within the sorting domain, followed by covalent anchoring to some some component of the (usually Gram-negative) cell surface. Many PEP-CTERM proteins exhibit an unusual sequence composition that includes large numbers of potential glycosylation sites. Expression of one such protein has been shown restore the ability of a bacterium to form floc, a type of biofilm.), producing the protein MNLSVGLIAGAFDTEDASFAYELSGIQGSGPITYAQNVVSVPEPSLILGVLGVVSMGMIIITNKNPIIYRI; encoded by the coding sequence ATGAATTTATCCGTTGGTTTAATTGCAGGGGCATTTGACACTGAGGATGCTTCGTTTGCCTATGAGCTATCAGGAATACAAGGTTCTGGGCCAATAACCTACGCTCAAAATGTAGTTTCAGTCCCTGAACCTTCATTAATTCTCGGCGTATTAGGTGTAGTTTCTATGGGAATGATTATAATAACAAACAAAAACCCTATTATTTATAGGATTTAA
- a CDS encoding type II toxin-antitoxin system ParD family antitoxin, with translation MNITLSPEQEQFIQSQIARGKYQNVEQVIKEALTILEIINQENDQKRLEELKAKIAMGLEDVKQGKVTDGELVFERLQERLRSEFGLEE, from the coding sequence ATGAATATTACCCTAAGTCCTGAACAAGAACAGTTTATTCAATCCCAAATTGCTAGGGGTAAGTATCAGAATGTTGAGCAGGTTATTAAGGAAGCATTGACAATTCTTGAAATTATTAATCAAGAAAATGACCAAAAACGCTTAGAAGAATTAAAAGCAAAAATAGCGATGGGATTGGAAGATGTTAAGCAAGGAAAAGTCACCGATGGAGAGTTAGTTTTTGAGCGTTTACAAGAAAGATTACGGTCTGAATTTGGGTTAGAAGAATGA
- a CDS encoding type II toxin-antitoxin system RelE/ParE family toxin, whose amino-acid sequence MSYYSFSDQAIKDLDEICNYIAEGNPKAASRLFDEIRKKCKLAANFPNMGKSYDKLMSNLRGFIVNDYIIFYYPSDEGIYVLRVVSGYRDLESLFSDEEET is encoded by the coding sequence ATGAGTTATTATTCTTTTTCTGACCAAGCTATTAAGGATTTAGATGAAATTTGCAATTATATTGCAGAGGGTAATCCTAAAGCGGCAAGTCGTCTTTTTGATGAGATTCGCAAAAAGTGTAAATTGGCGGCTAATTTTCCGAATATGGGAAAAAGCTATGATAAGTTAATGTCTAATTTAAGAGGTTTTATTGTCAATGATTACATTATTTTTTATTATCCAAGTGATGAGGGAATTTATGTGTTACGGGTTGTTAGTGGATACCGTGATTTAGAGTCTCTTTTTTCGGATGAGGAGGAAACATGA
- a CDS encoding helix-turn-helix domain-containing protein, translating into MNFVKVRRYIDKEVQGLGDRIRKARKESGETIEVLAGKAGISRVYWYDIENERIRDSLPEETLRKIEKALNLDLGVNFDD; encoded by the coding sequence ATGAATTTTGTGAAAGTTAGGCGGTACATAGACAAAGAAGTGCAAGGATTGGGGGATCGCATCCGAAAAGCCAGAAAAGAATCGGGTGAAACTATAGAGGTGTTAGCGGGTAAGGCTGGTATTAGCCGCGTTTACTGGTACGACATAGAAAATGAAAGAATTAGAGACTCTTTGCCCGAAGAAACTCTGAGAAAGATAGAAAAAGCTTTAAACCTGGATTTGGGGGTGAACTTCGATGATTAA